The sequence below is a genomic window from Nitrospirota bacterium.
CGCCTATTCATTTCTACGAGGATAGGCGGGACATTCCTGTCCCGCTGATTTTCATGGTCCTTTGGAACCCTATGTTCATAGGAGTTCATCCAAAAATCCCTTCCGGCGGGGTAAGAAAACCCCGCCTATTCATTTCTACTAGGATAGGCGGGACTTTCTTGTCCCGCTGATTTTCATGGCCCTTTGTGAACCCTCGCTCATGAGGGTTCATCCGAAAATCACCATAGCTCACCCTCCTCCTAACCCCCTCCCGTCAAGGGAGGGGGAAAAGCTTAGCATCCCCCTCCCCTGGCGGGAGAGCTGCAATTAAATTCCTACCAAACTCCTCCCCCCTCCCTTGCGGGGGGAGGCAGGAGGGGGGCACCGGGTAAGGGGGCCTTATTTTCATCATCCTTTGTGAGCCGAAGGCTCATGCCCTTTTTCTTGCTTCTATCTTCTTGCTTCTTACTTCTGCTCATTGCTCACTGCTATACTATCCTGCTGTCCAGATTGAACACCTGTCCGGATACGTTTTTCATCGTAGAAAGGTTATATATGAAATCAGCAACTTCTTCCATGTCCTGCTCTCTTTGTAATATATTAGAGGAGATAATATTTCCTCTAATGGGTTCAGTCAAATCTGCTGTCATGTCTGTATTCAAAAAGCCAGGTATAACTGCATTCACCTGTATACCGTAGCTACCTAGTTCCAGAGCTGCTGATTTTGTTAGGCCAATCAGTCCTGCCTTGGATGCTGCATAAGCAGATTGACCTGCCCTGCCTTTAATACCGCTGTATGAAGAGATATTGATTATATGACCCGTCCCATTTTTTATCATTACATCCGCCGCTGCCCTCATTGTATTGAATGTACCGGTAAGGTTTGTTCTCAATACATCCTCCCATTCATCTGTCTTAACATTCATCAGGAGATTATCCCGCGACTTACCTGCATTATTAATAAGAATACCAATAGCCCCCCACCTTTGTACTATTGATTCAATCATTGAGTTTACATCATCTGCACATCCAACGTCAGCATAACAAACAACAGCCTCCCCACCTTTATTTATAATTTCATCCGCAGTCTCCACAGCGGCTTCTTTGCTTTTCAGATAGTTTATAACCACACGGCATCCTGCCTCAGCAAATCGTAAGGCCAGCAGCCGTCCAAGCCCGCGTGATGCACCAGTAATGAGAACCACCTTATTCATTATTTTGTTTTTTTATGTTCAAGTAACGCGACTATTATCATATCCAATCCGTCAATGCTCTGGAAGGCTATCAGCAGTTCCCGCTGTTTCTCTTTCTCCGGCAGCTTCATTGCCGCTTCAACTGAGTCTGGTATGGATATGTTTATCATTACTCAGTCCTCCTTTTATTGTTCATTCAGTATAACAGTTTGTCGCATAAAGATAACGTTTCCCTATTTCTTCATTTAATCTAACGCCTGCCTTCAGCGGTGGGCTGCATCTGGTGCGTCTGCTTGATGATGTTGTGGGGTATCTGTGACTGGGATATACCACTTCGGTTTCATGCGCCCAAAGTCTTTTCTGATATTTGTACACAGGCTCTTCTTTGAGTCCAGTACGTAGGCATGCCCGTTTTCGCGAACGAACACTACCCAATGCCAATATGGCTGGCCCTTCTCAATATGCCACTTGATTGACAAGAGAGCTATATCTGGTAGGGCTTCCCATGAATGAAACGGAATTTCACGAGAACCAGTTTTAATTTTGAAGTAGGTCAGTAGTTTTCGTACATGCGAAGTTTCTGACCATAAGCTCTGGTTGTGGGCGAAGATGCCCAGAGAATTTGCGATCGATTTTGTCTTTGGGTACGAAAGACCGGCAATAGCGGCAACGCTCGCGATACCGCAACCTGTACGTTCTATTTGAACCACTGGTTTCATAATTAAGGCCCAAGCATAGTATGATGCATGGCAAATCTGCCCCGATATTATTAATGATACTGTAAAGGTTTTACACATGTAGAGTCAAGACCAAAAACCAAAAAATCTTGACCAAGTCAGGAGCATGATGTGCCTGCACCATTACTCCATCCATACCGAACGAACTTACATTGACTGGATCAAATGATACATTGCTTTTCATCGGATGAGCCGTCATGAACTGGGGCCTATAAAGGGCATGGAAATAAGGCTCCATAATCTTGTCATTCCCGAAGTTTTTAATCGGGCATCTATTTTTAGACAAACTATATCCCCGATAGAGGCATTCGGGGATGACAGAAGGGTATTTTCGGAAAAGTCACGTCAAGACTTGGCGAACGGAGAATGCAAGGTCGAGGCGTTTCTCAGGGTGTTTTAGATTCCCATAGCGATTTACCGGTGGCTCTGAAATAAAGTGACTCAGGATCAACATCAAAACCGCAATCCCACACAAGAGTAGGCCATGAATCAAGATGAAAACGCGCAAAAACTTCAGGATTACGCAATGGTTCCGCTGTTTGATATTTATATACAATATCCTGGAGATCTACTTCTCCTGTTTCACCTGTGTTAAATCTTAGAAATATCCGATAGTCTCTAACATACCTTGCTTCTAAAATTGAAATACATTCCATAATTTATTTTCCCTTTGTCGATAATGTAAAGGATTTACCCACGTAGAGTCAAGACCAAAAAACAACAGCACTTTTTTTGGGTGTTGACATATTTGCTTTATATATGGTATAGAATAACCAATATGAAGGCAGATTTGATTTATCATGAAAAAAGAATAGAGGGGAATGAGGTTGTCGAGATTAAAATATGGTCAGTTTCAAAAAGCCAGGATAAGCCTCACGGATATAAATATTCGTTGGTACATATCAGGGAAGGTAAACGCATAGTCGGATATGATAATGCCGAAGGTAAAGGAGATCACCGGCATTATGGAGACATCGAAGAATCATACAGGTTTGAGGGTCTGGATAAGGGTCTGTTCAGGAGTAAACTGTGCTTTTAAACGCTCAGATTTCGGTCAGGTTTGGGTGCGACTGATTGAGTAAGCCCGAAGGCGTAGTGGAGACTACGTCAAGGGGTTGCGATTGAGGAGCACCCAAAGATGGCCGGAAGATGAGATGTATAAAAGTATAGGTTATTTCTGAACAGACCCTAAGCTATTTTCAGATTTTTATTATGATATTAGGGGGGACAAAAATGAAGATTAAGAATATTACTATAAGGATAAAATCCCTTGAAGAGATACTTGAAGAGGCAAAAGGGGTAATGGAGGCTATCGAAAAGGGAGATAAGGTAAAGAAACACAAGGGTATTTCTTTTGCAGATATTGATACCATGCAAAAAATACTCACAAAGGAACGGCTCAGGATTTTAAAGACAATTAAACATAAAAATCCAAATTCAATTTATGAACTTGCCAAAATCTTAGGACGTGACATCAAGAATACTTATGATGATGTTGTGTATCTTTCTGACATGGGGTTCATTGAGCTTAAAAGGGTAAAAGAAGGCAGGGAAAAGATTGTACCCTCCATCCCCTACAATGAGATTCTGGTAAAAATAGCAGTCTGATTTTGACAGCAGACATCAAACCTCACTTCATATAGCCCGCAATTCTTTCCCCACCTTTTCAAACACTCCAATACAATATTCAATATCTTCTATACTATGACCGGCTGTGATGGTTGTCCTGATTCTGCAACTGCCATCCGGCACTGTGGGGGGGCGTATGGCTGAGGCGAAGATTCCTTCCTGAAATAGGCGTTCTGAAAATTTTATAGTATATTCGGCACTGCCTATCAGTATTGGGATGATGGGGGTTTCGCTGTTCATGGTGTTAAAGCCGAGGCGTTTAATCTTTTCCCTGAAGAGCATTGTATTTTTCCATAAATTATTCAGCATGGAGTTATCTTTCTGGATCAGATTTATTGCGGCGATGGATGCTGCTAAGACTGAGGGTGGTAATGCAGTTGTATAAATGAAGGGCCGTGCCTTGTTGATCAGGTATTTTTTGATGATTGCAGGGCCGGCAATATAGGCTCCGAAGGAGCCTAATGCCTTGCTGTAGGTGCCCATTGTGATGAATTGGCTTTCACTTGAAAACAACCCCATCCCCACCCTAACCCTCCCCTTGAAGGGGAGGGAATTTTCCTCTCCCTCAGGGAGAGGATTAAGGTGAGGGTAATGTTCTGATGAGCCTCTCCCGTTTTTCCCAATGACCCCTGTGGCATGGGCATCATCTACTATCAGTACCGCATCATAGTTCATTGCGATACTATTAATTTCAGTCAAAGGGGCAATGTCCCCATCCATACTGAACACACTTTCAGTTATAATAATCCTCCTTCTGTAGCCAGAGGCGTCTAATAATAATGAACGGAGGTGTTCTGTATTTCTATGTTTATATATAAAGACTTTTGCCCTGCTCAGCCTGCATCCGTCAATTATGCTTGCATGGTTTAACTCATCGCTGAATATTGCATCCGTGTCTGAGGCTAGTGCCTGGATTATTCCTGTATTTGCCATATAGCCGGTGTTGAAAACAAGTACATCTTCTGTTTGTTTGAATGCGGCCGTGACTCTTTCCAATTGTTCATGTAATCCCATATTTCCTGACATGAGCCTTGATGCAGAGGCGCTGGTTCCATAAGTTTCTATGGCAGTAACAGACGCATCTTTTAATACCTTGTGATTTGCAAGTCCGAGGTAGTTGTTTGAGCAGAGAGAAATGTATTGCCTGCCGTCAACAGTGA
It includes:
- a CDS encoding SDR family NAD(P)-dependent oxidoreductase produces the protein MNKVVLITGASRGLGRLLALRFAEAGCRVVINYLKSKEAAVETADEIINKGGEAVVCYADVGCADDVNSMIESIVQRWGAIGILINNAGKSRDNLLMNVKTDEWEDVLRTNLTGTFNTMRAAADVMIKNGTGHIINISSYSGIKGRAGQSAYAASKAGLIGLTKSAALELGSYGIQVNAVIPGFLNTDMTADLTEPIRGNIISSNILQREQDMEEVADFIYNLSTMKNVSGQVFNLDSRIV
- a CDS encoding DUF2442 domain-containing protein, with amino-acid sequence MECISILEARYVRDYRIFLRFNTGETGEVDLQDIVYKYQTAEPLRNPEVFARFHLDSWPTLVWDCGFDVDPESLYFRATGKSLWESKTP
- a CDS encoding ArsR family transcriptional regulator, coding for MKIKNITIRIKSLEEILEEAKGVMEAIEKGDKVKKHKGISFADIDTMQKILTKERLRILKTIKHKNPNSIYELAKILGRDIKNTYDDVVYLSDMGFIELKRVKEGREKIVPSIPYNEILVKIAV
- a CDS encoding 8-amino-7-oxononanoate synthase, giving the protein MGLKELLDELDDDLQSMKGQSLFRNLRRIDSPQSDKVTVDGRQYISLCSNNYLGLANHKVLKDASVTAIETYGTSASASRLMSGNMGLHEQLERVTAAFKQTEDVLVFNTGYMANTGIIQALASDTDAIFSDELNHASIIDGCRLSRAKVFIYKHRNTEHLRSLLLDASGYRRRIIITESVFSMDGDIAPLTEINSIAMNYDAVLIVDDAHATGVIGKNGRGSSEHYPHLNPLPEGEENSLPFKGRVRVGMGLFSSESQFITMGTYSKALGSFGAYIAGPAIIKKYLINKARPFIYTTALPPSVLAASIAAINLIQKDNSMLNNLWKNTMLFREKIKRLGFNTMNSETPIIPILIGSAEYTIKFSERLFQEGIFASAIRPPTVPDGSCRIRTTITAGHSIEDIEYCIGVFEKVGKELRAI